Proteins encoded by one window of Microplitis mediator isolate UGA2020A chromosome 1, iyMicMedi2.1, whole genome shotgun sequence:
- the LOC130667528 gene encoding uncharacterized protein LOC130667528 codes for MIFKLLFLLLNTGILVQSDSIKAGVKPYNESANMFYGWDLKISKGRNSGTCHGTFIAPQAYITDPVCLENINHVDESTRIVISKRYHSHNIRKDIRVNVTKISFGEDLDGVFLTFKRKIAVVLTDAPVGHKQDKNGYVKINPNLDDIDTKKCYVPHYNGWDTTLFTYCDDVLFDNRFGNPVNIYCVSSKNVEKLGSGLFCALKTNPDVDVLVGIVVGPNYDFKLWNDPNKFVSTVENISGLNGTALMNLVI; via the exons atgatttttaaactgttgtttttattacttaacACCGGAATATTGGTACAGTCCGATTCAATTAAAGCCGGCGTTAAACCATACAATGAATCCGCTAATATGTTTTACGGAtgggatttaaaaatttctaaaggGAGAAATAGTGGTACATGTCATGGTACATTCATCGCACCACAAGCATACATCACTGATCCTGTTTGTCttgaaaa TATCAATCATGTGGATGAAAGTACTAGAATTGTTATCAGCAAAAGATACCACAGTCATAATATTAGAAAAGATATACGTGTCAATGTCACAAAAATATCCTTCGGTGAAGACCTAGATGGAGTTTTCCTTacttttaaacgtaaaatagcAGTAGTTTTAACTGATGCACCAGTTGGACACAAACAAGATAAAAATGGAtacgtaaaaataaatccaaatCTTGATGATATTGATACAAAAAAGTGTTACGTACCACATTATAATGGTTGGGATACGACACTATTTACGTACTGTGATGATGTATTATTCGATAATCGTTTTGGAAATcctgttaatatttattgtgtcAGTTCCAAAAATGTT gAAAAACTCGGAAGTGGTTTGTTTTGTGCCTTGAAAACAAATCCGGATGTCGATGTTTTAGTTGGAATTGTAGTTGGACCCAACTATGACTTTAAACTCTGGAATGACCCGAATAAGTTCGTGTCAACTGTTGAAAATATTAGTGGATTAAATGGTACTGCACTGATGAATCTTGTAATTTGA
- the LOC130675282 gene encoding histone acetyltransferase p300-like isoform X2, with protein sequence MEQSQKIVGDSSSSSSTNTSKMTGPNEDTIPIIVFSIQWMIHVLSDCKNPKCELLNCRKMKQLLVHCKRCDKQMIGGCQLCKIFMSLCYFHMNNCQKSSKCVVPFCSTMKHKSNQSLNDLTSKDYEILGLVPVPVPMSEPVTQNPGPSDDPSQKSVANSLEPINEFRPNSRSEPSPFLVPSLPSMPILDPEESASSRNNRPEIPPGQQIKMASINKRPIKFSDSHSAQSASPKKRPKILTGHQRKPAALHSTEQLPTTSKPRQ encoded by the exons ATGGAGCAATCGCAGAAAATTGTAGGTgattcatcatcatcatcatcaactaATACCAGTAAAATGACCGGTCCCAATGAAGacactattcctataattgtGTTCAGCATTCAATGGATGATTCATGTGCTCAGTGATTGCAAGAACCCCAAGTGTGAATTACTTAATTGCCGAAAAATGAAACAACTGCTTGTCCATTGCAAACGTTGCGACAAACAGATGATAGGCGGCTGTcaactttgtaaaattttcatgtctCTGTGCTACTTTCACATGAACAATTGTCAAAAATCATCGAAATGTGTCGTCCCATTTTGTTCCACTATGAAGCACAAGTCGAATCAAAGTCTAAATGATTTGACTTCGAAAGATTATGAGATACTCGGTCTCGTGCCAGTACCAGTACCAATGTCTGAACCAGTGACCCAGAATCCGGGACCATCTGATGATCCATCACAGAAATCTGTAGCCAATTCATTAGAGCCAATTAATGAATTCCGACCGAATTCACGATCGGAGCCTTCGCCATTTTTGGTTCCTTCTCTTCCATCCATGCCAATCCTCGACCCGGAGGAATCTGCATCTTCGCGGAATAATCGGCCAGAGATTCCACCTGgacaacaaataaaaatggctTCTATTAATAAACggcctataaaattttctgattcACACTCAGCACAATCAGCTTCTCCCAAAAAACGGCCTAAGATTTTAACTGGACATCAAAGAAAACCAGCAGCTTTACATTCAACGGAACAATTGCCGACAACTTCTAAGCCGCGCCAAT aa
- the LOC130668865 gene encoding uncharacterized protein LOC130668865 translates to MILKLLILLFSTGILVQSVTSKNIRKSYNEVNHMFYGWYLRINTEQWGALCFGTFVAPRIYITDPICLRRGNIDEDNNTEAYIVKIVNRTEASKHITFNTSNIYYGEDLDNIFDKNGRKIAVVRTNEAVEPEQDKNGYVKINPNLDDIDVKRCFIPAYNDWMVKFSYCDDVQFDNRDGNPANVYCLSAEPLGFNGSGLFCFLKSKPNIKVLVGIVAGFNDKLVYRQGELLFNTTVENISGLSLPHL, encoded by the exons atgattttgaaactgttgattttattattcagcACTGGAATATTAGTACAATCTGTAACatctaaaaatattcgtaAATCATATAATGAAGTCAATCATATGTTTTACGGATGGTATTTAAGAATTAATACCGAACAGTGGGGGGCTCTATGTTTTGGTACATTTGTCGCACCACGAATATATATCACTGATCCTATATGTCTCCgaag agGTAACATTGATGAGGATAATAATACTGAAGCTTATATTGTCAAAATAGTCAACCGTACTGAAGCTAGTAAGCATATAACTTTCAACACCAGTAACATATACTACGGTGAAGACTTAGACAACATTTTCGATAAGAATGGACGTAAAATAGCAGTAGTTAGAACTAATGAAGCAGTTGAACCCGAACAAGATAAAAATGGAtacgtaaaaataaatccaaatCTTGATGATATTGATGTAAAGAGGTGTTTCATACCAGCTTATAACGATTGgatggtaaaattttcttattgtgATGATGTGCAATTCGATAATCGTGATGGAAATCCTGCTAATGTTTATTGTCTTAGCGCTGAGCCTCTT gGATTTAACGGTAGTGGTCTGTTTTGTTTCTTGAAATCAAAACCCAATATCAAAGTTTTAGTTGGAATTGTAGCAGGATTCAACGATAAGCTTGTATATAGGCAAGGTGAATTACTTTTCAATACAACTGTTGAAAATATTAGCGGATTAAGTTTACCGCACTTATAG
- the LOC130675282 gene encoding uncharacterized protein LOC130675282 isoform X1, producing MIEHVNLNKLKLKLNYSKDKSAYNRYFSFIRFILWKITGLSPWKFESSGIFHESKINSSDKNDVCSVSYVGSCYNILVFLAIDSFAVYRLLDQSFNRNYPGPILSLIIVKFLFIALLCASLIPLMYIIWQKIIITVNNEFENVDEILGKCTDYEIKKSHLNNVIFIVNLFTKICLILVLDLFYYSTERVFYEIIPSIISSGVIIQYATQLNRVNKRFKSINLAILKLGDFKISASLTQVSSVTQTVLSRESIIYEIENIKCAYIKLCEMSENIADFYGIPILIAIFSFAVRSIFTVYFTILSLVKIQLENIVWYQNGIRILWIIFLFTVLTSSVTTITKQNKKLARIINSLTDRYTMDEKIKKNLAKFSNDLWHLKVELTACDIIPLDRTLLAIITGTIATYLVIGVQFALSTRSRT from the exons atgatagagCATGtgaatttaaacaaattgaagttaaaattaaattatagtaAAGATAAATCAGCATACAATCGTTACTTTTCATTCATTCGATTTATTCTATGGAAAATAACTGGATTATCGCCGTGGAAATTTGAGTCTTCTGGAATATTCCATGAAAGCAAAATCAATAGTAGTGATAAAAATGATGTATGCAGTGTTTCATATGTAGGATCatgttataatattttggtaTTTTTGGCTATCGATTCATTTGCGGTTTACCGACTTCTTGACCAATCATTCAATAGAAATTATCCAGGGCCAATATTGTCCTTgataattgttaaatttttgttcattgCATTGTTGTGCGCGAGTTTGATTCCGCTAATGTACATCATTTGGCAGAAGATAATCATAACAGttaataatgaatttgaaaatgtaGATGAGATATTGGGTAAATGCACagattatgaaattaaaaagagCCACTTAAATAAtgtcatatttattgttaatttgtttACGAAAATTTGTCTGATCCTGGTCTTGGATCTGTTCTACTATTCAACGGAAAGagtattttatgaaataataccTAGTATTATTAGTAGTGGGGTGATAATACAATACGCGACGCAGCTTAATAGGGTAAACAAAAGAttcaaaagtataaatttgGCAATTTTAAAGTTAGGCGATTTTAAAATCAGCGCTAGCTTAACGCAAGTGTCATCTGTAACACAAACAGTACTGTCGCGTGAATcgattatttatgaaattgaaaatataaaatgtgcttacataaaattgtgtgaaatgagtgaaaatattgCAGACTTTTATGGAATACCTATTTTGattgcaattttttcatttgctGTTAGAAGTATCTTTACTGTGTACTTTACTATTCTGTCATTGGTTAAGATCCAACTGGAAAATATTGTATGGTATCAGAATGGAATACGTATCTTGTggattatttttctatttacggTGTTGACATCTAGTGTAACAACAATTACAAAACAG aaCAAGAAACTGGCAAGAATTATAAACTCGCTGACGGATCGATATACAATggatgagaaaataaaaaaaaat TTGGCCAAATTTTCTAATGACCTCTGGCATTTAAAGGTTGAATTAACTGCTTGTGATATCATACCACTAGATCGTACGCTTCTAGCGATT ATTACTGGTACAATCGCAACGTATCTTGTCATTGGTGTTCAATTCGCCCTTAGTACACGTTCTCGTACAtga
- the LOC130668397 gene encoding uncharacterized protein LOC130668397 — MIFKLLILLLNTGILVHSERFVVNVEKFNKRYNMFYGWDLEISNTQMWSTCYGTFIAPRVYITDPICLERVPNITDSYISKEVHGREKSKRINFNVSNIYYGEDLDETFNENKRKLAVVITNEAVEPEQDKNGYVKINSNLDDINTDQCFVPYYDGWNISFTQCEYVYVGNRYGNPANVYCLSTNNVWGYGSGLFCSLKSNLQARVLVGIVAGENDYVYSFWRDTLFYVAAVENVSGLDDVIDKKFTDVLDSGDEVEIHGLKRL, encoded by the exons atgatttttaaactgttgattttattacttaacACCGGAATATTGGTACATTCCGAGAGGTTTGTAGTCaacgttgaaaaatttaacaaacgaTACAATATGTTTTACGGATGGGATTTAGAAATTTCCAACACTCAAATGTGGTCTACATGTTACGGTACATTTATCGCACCGCGGGTATACATCACTGATCCTATATGTCTCGAACg gGTTCCTAATATTACTGACAGTTATATCAGCAAAGAAGTCCACGGTAGAGAAAAAAGTAagagaataaatttcaatgtcaGTAACATATACTACGGTGAAGACTTAGATGAAACTTTCAATGAGAATAAACGTAAACTAGCAGTAGTTATAACTAATGAAGCAGTTGAACCCGAACAAGATAAAAATGGATAcgtgaaaataaattcaaatcttgatgATATTAATACAGACCAGTGTTTCGTACCGTATTATGATGGTTGGAATATATCATTTACTCAATGTGAGTATGTGTACGTTGGCAATCGTTATGGAAATCCTGCTAATGTTTACTGTCTTAGCACCAACAATGTT tggGGTTATGGAAGTGGACTGTTTTGTTCCTTGAAATCAAATCTCCAAGCCCGTGTTTTAGTTGGAATCGTAGCAGGAGAAAACGATTATGTGTATTCATTCTGGCGCGACACGCTATTTTACGTGGCAGCTGTTGAAAATGTTAGCGGATTAGATGAtgttattgataaaaagtttACCGATGTGTTAGACTCTG GTGATGAAGTTGAAATCCATGGCTTGAAACGTCTTTAA